Proteins encoded by one window of Planifilum fulgidum:
- a CDS encoding UbiX family flavin prenyltransferase has translation MKRLVIGMTGASGAPYALCLMEELLRQGHEVHVTVTEAGWRVLKEEHGWRVERREEALREALKADSGLLHYYPVRDIGAPIASGSFPCDAMVVIPCSMGTLAKIAQGISSNLLERAADVMLKEGRPLIVVPRETPLSLIHLENMAKLARCGATVLPAMPAFYHGPRNLEDMVRFVAGKVLDQLNIPHRLYKRWEGSC, from the coding sequence ATGAAGCGGCTGGTGATCGGGATGACGGGGGCGAGCGGCGCTCCCTATGCCCTTTGCCTGATGGAGGAACTGCTCCGACAGGGGCACGAGGTTCACGTCACGGTGACGGAGGCGGGATGGCGGGTGCTCAAGGAGGAGCACGGCTGGAGGGTGGAACGGCGGGAGGAAGCGCTTCGGGAGGCTTTAAAGGCCGATTCCGGGCTTCTTCATTATTATCCGGTCCGGGATATCGGTGCGCCGATCGCCTCCGGTTCCTTTCCCTGCGACGCCATGGTGGTGATTCCCTGTTCGATGGGGACCCTGGCGAAGATTGCCCAGGGGATCTCTTCCAATTTGCTGGAACGGGCGGCCGACGTGATGCTGAAGGAGGGGCGGCCGTTGATCGTGGTTCCCCGGGAAACGCCCCTCAGCCTGATTCATCTGGAAAACATGGCCAAATTGGCGAGATGCGGGGCGACGGTGCTTCCGGCGATGCCCGCCTTTTATCACGGCCCCCGCAATTTGGAGGACATGGTTCGATTTGTTGCCGGCAAGGTGCTGGATCAGCTGAACATACCGCACCGGCTGTACAAGCGATGGGAGGGTTCCTGTTGA
- a CDS encoding menaquinone biosynthesis protein: MRPIRIGRIAFTNILPIYHFFDPSGLNVEMIHQVPSQLNRGMAAGEIDMGPISSFAYGENHTRYTLVPHLSVSSRGPVRSIYLFTRQAELSDLRSARIAVTNTSATSVALLKILLQYFEGGDPEYLTMPPSLEEMMKEADAALLIGDDAVRGAWENPGYRALDLGEEWYKRTGLDMTFAVWAVRDEVAERLRDEVAVIASRLIGSKEKGLKDLFPVVEEARRRLGGSPEFWFRYYTGLCYDLGERQLEGLRAYYRYAGELGLLPGEVKIRVMDLPAGTPC, encoded by the coding sequence TTGAGACCGATTCGGATTGGGCGCATCGCCTTTACCAACATTCTTCCGATCTATCATTTTTTTGATCCGTCGGGATTGAATGTCGAGATGATTCACCAGGTGCCGAGCCAGTTGAACCGCGGCATGGCTGCGGGAGAGATCGACATGGGCCCCATCTCTTCTTTCGCCTACGGGGAAAATCACACCCGGTACACCCTGGTTCCGCATTTGTCCGTCAGTTCGAGAGGGCCGGTGAGGTCGATCTACCTTTTCACGCGCCAGGCGGAACTGTCCGATCTCCGCTCCGCCCGCATCGCCGTCACCAACACCTCGGCCACGTCCGTCGCTCTTCTGAAGATTCTCCTCCAGTATTTCGAGGGGGGAGATCCCGAATACCTCACCATGCCCCCGTCGCTGGAGGAGATGATGAAAGAGGCGGATGCGGCCCTGCTGATCGGGGACGACGCGGTGCGGGGAGCCTGGGAGAATCCGGGTTATCGGGCGCTGGATCTCGGCGAGGAATGGTACAAGCGGACCGGGTTGGACATGACCTTTGCCGTGTGGGCGGTCCGGGACGAGGTGGCCGAGCGGCTCCGGGATGAAGTGGCGGTGATTGCTTCCCGGTTGATCGGGAGCAAAGAGAAGGGCTTGAAGGATCTGTTCCCGGTGGTGGAGGAGGCCCGCCGGCGTTTGGGGGGCAGCCCCGAATTTTGGTTCCGGTATTACACCGGGCTGTGTTATGATTTGGGTGAAAGGCAGCTGGAAGGATTGAGAGCGTA